A single genomic interval of Arachis duranensis cultivar V14167 chromosome 7, aradu.V14167.gnm2.J7QH, whole genome shotgun sequence harbors:
- the LOC107459532 gene encoding protein FAR1-RELATED SEQUENCE 1-like produces the protein MAPKGIITDQCKSMFGAIKKVLPNTRHRWYIWHITKKIHNKLGGYFRFKELNAELNHIIWNSKSVENFKDQWAEFIDEFNLHHNRWLSDLFEDQHMWVPIFFKGQFWASMRSTQWSEAIERRFQKEYTNEMFRDVQTEFGKKANCTIRAVEEQGDSARVKVEEKILVYETTRYVTFDVHFDRSTHKVRCDCNLFESACILCCHCLVVLSSYKVNEVPSCYILPHWSKNIKRKHTYIKSSHDVRRPNESHNIFRGLCAHFYNVAQEFVDCDDETDMLHNVLEDARAKLVDYRGRMRKNTVATAHNSIITDPSTVFGTEDIQAPSKVTTKGRPKGKRLGYELDKSIRKSMQRKRKSLRKDNRVTSAANQDSEASAQQIAKKGLSGFMSLLNSFDHT, from the exons ATGGCACCGAAGGGCATCATCACAGACCAATGCAAGTCTATGTTTGGTGCAATTAAGAAGGTCCTTCCCAATACACGACATCGATGGTACATATGGCATATAACAAAAAAGATACACAACAAGCTTGGAGGTTATTTTAGGTTCAAAGAGTTGAATGCTGAGTTGAATCACATTATATGGAACTCTAAGTCGGTTGAGAATTTCAAGGATCAATGGGCTGAGTTCATTGATGAGTTCAACTTACATCACAACAGATGGCTATCAG aTCTGTTTGAGGACCAACACATGTGGGTACCTATCTTTTTCAAGGGTCAATTCTGGGCTTCCATGAGGAGTACGCAGTGGAGTGAGG CCATCGAGAGACGATTTCAAAAAGAGTATACCAACGAGATGTTTAGGGATGTCCAAACCGAGTTTGGCAAGAAGGCTAATTGTACTATTCGTGCCGTGGAAGAACAGGGCGACTCCGCTAGGGTAAAAGTGGAAGAGAAAATACTAGTCTATGAGACGACTCGATATGTTACGTTTGACGTCCATTTTGACCGTTCGACTCACAAAGTTCGATGTGATTGCAACTTGTTCGAGAGTGCATGTATATTATGTTGCCACTGTCTTGTAGTACTTTCATCTTACAAAGTTAATGAGGTGCCTTCCTGCTATATTTTACCTCATTGGAGCAAGAACATAAAGCGCAAGCACACCTACATTAAGAGTAGCCACGACGTTAGACGTCCAAATGAAAGCCACAACATATTCAGAGGGTTGTGTGCACATTTCTACAACGTTGCGCAGGAATTCGTGGACTGTGATGATGAGACAGACATGCTGCATAATGTTCTAGAGGATGCAAGGGCCAAGCTAGTAGATTACCGTGGCAGGATGCGGAAAAACACTGTCGCTACTGCACACAATAGCATCATCACAGACCCTTCAACCGTTTTTGGCACAGAGGACATTCAAGCCCCATCAAAGGTAACCACTAAGGGTCGTCCAAAAGGCAAAAGGCTAGGATATGAGTTGGATAAATCAATCAGAAAATCCATGCAGAGAAAGCGGAAGAGTTTACGCAAG GATAATCGTGTAACATCTGCTGCAAATCAAGATTCGGAGGCTTCTGCTCAGCAGATTGCTAAGAAAGGACTTAGTGGATTCATGTCGCTGTTAAACTCCTTTGACCATACCTAG
- the LOC107459533 gene encoding protein FAR1-RELATED SEQUENCE 5-like produces the protein MQSSIGKKHDWVLLKVELNHSHPCSTKKAVHYHENRELTMHAKCIIEVNDEAGIRPNKTFLALANEVGGPSNLSFSEKNVRNYISSTLRSTNVNADVKEMLNYYMQMKELISNYFYAVNLNKDNKFMSAVWVDARCRASYEYYGDMVSFDTTYSTNRHGLPFAAFIGVNHHGKSTLLGCALLGSEEIPNFEWVFT, from the exons ATGCAAAGTTCGATCGGGAAAAAGCATGATTGGGTCTTGTTGAAGGTTGAACTAAATCACTCGCACCCgtgttcaactaagaaggcggTGCACTACCATGAGAACAGGGAGTTAACAATGCATGCGAAGTGTATCATTGAGGTTAATGATGAGGCGGGCATTCGACCCAACAAGACCTTTCTTGCATTAGCTAATGAAGTTGGTGGGCCTTCGAACTTGAGCTTCTCAGAGAAGAACGTCAGGAATTATATTTCATCAACACTCCGATCTACAAATGTCAACGCAGATGTCAAGGAGATGCTGAATTACTACATGCAAATGAAGGAGTTGATTTCGAACTACTTTTACGCAGTGAATTTAAATAAGGATAACAAGTTTATGAGTGCAGTTTGGGTGGATGCAAGGTGTAGGGCATCTTATGAATACTACGGAGATATGGTCTCATTTGATACCACATACAGTACGAACCG GCATGGATTGCCGTTCGCTGCTTTTATTGGTGTGAACCACCATGGTAAGTCTACTTTGTTAGGCTGCGCTTTGCTAGGCAGTGAGGAGATCCCGAATTTTGAGTGGGTGTTCACATAA
- the LOC107459804 gene encoding uncharacterized protein LOC107459804, whose amino-acid sequence MEEMNNRGEFVAKSSLRSAASFKSTLSGRSSPRNSPTFRRLNSSRTPRRDGRTSVGGALWLRSNRVLLWLLLITLWAYLGFFVQSRWAHSDKKEEFSGFGGRSHDIDSDAEQSQRRDLIATDNSISAMNETFRNEEWNDKSVNVALAKKEEGSAPSGRKTNSKKKSKRPARSSRGKARGRRKTKSEVENNDVEEQEAEIPNTNSTYGLLVGPFGSIEDRILEWSPEKRSGTCNRKGDFARLVWSRRFILIFHELSMTGAPLSMMELATELLSCGATVSAVVLSKKGGLMPELTRRRIKVLEDKADFSFKTAMKADLVIAGSAVCASWIEQYIEHFPAGASQVAWWIMENRREYFDRSKDVLNRVKMLVFLSESQSKQWQKWCEEESIKLRYHPELVPLSVNDELAFVAGLPSTLNTPSFSTEKMTEKRQLLRDLVRKEMGLTENDMLVISLSSINPGKGQLLLLESAISVIEEPRQLPDDKKMRKLNIREGLSTLARRRRIRKMLPLLKDGDAVLKGASKNSLSRKQVLSSNQGTMEQSLKVLIGSVGSKSNKVDYVKGLLNFLQQHPNSSKSVLWTPATTRVASLYSAADVYVINAQGLGETFGRVTIEAMAFGLPVLGTDAGGTKEIVENNVTGLLHPIGHQGNQVLAQNLQFLLKNQLARKQMGIEGRKKVQSMYMKQHMYKKFVEVIVRCMRSK is encoded by the exons ATGGAGGAAATGAACAATAGAGGGGAATTTGTAGCAAAGTCTTCATTAAGGTCAGCGGCAAGTTTTAAATCAACATTATCTGGAAGATCATCCCCGCGAAATTCCCCAACCTTTCGGCGGCTGAATTCCAGCCGGACACCAAGAAGGGATGGGAGGACTAGTGTAGGTGGTGCATTGTGGTTGCGGAGCAATCGTGTGCTCTTGTGGTTGCTTCTCATTACCCTCTGGGCTTACCTTGGATTTTTTGTTCAGTCCAGATGGGCTCATAGCGATAAGAAGGAGGAATTTTCAGGCTTTGGAGGCAGGTCACATGATATTGATTCAGATGCTGAGCAGAGTCAGCGTAGAGATTTGATTGCTACAGATAATTCCATATCTGCCATGAATGAGACATTTAGAAATGAAGAATGGAATGATAAATCAGTAAATGTAGCTTTGGCCAAGAAAGAAGAGGGTAGTGCTCCCTCTGGTCGTAAGACAAACTCAAAGAAGAAGAGCAAACGACCAGCACGATCTTCGAGAGGTAAAGCTCGAGgtaggagaaaaacaaaatcaGAAGTTGAGAATAACGATGTAGAAGAGCAGGAAGCAGAAATTCCCAACACAAACAGTACATATGGATTGCTTGTTGGTCCATTTGGCTCAATAGAGGATAGGATCCTAGAATGGAGTCCTGAGAAGAGATCTGGGACATGTAACAGGAAGGGGGACTTTGCACGTCTTGTTTGGTCCAGAAGATTCATCTTGATATTCCATGAGCTTTCCATGACTGGAGCACCACTTTCAATGATGGAGTTGGCAACAGAACTTCTGAGCTGTGGAGCCACTGTTTCAGCAGTTGTGCTTAGCAAGAAGGGTGGTTTGATGCCAGAACTTACCAGAAGACGAATCAAGGTGCTTGAGGACAAAGCGGATTTCAGCTTCAAAACTGCAATGAAGGCTGATCTTGTCATTGCTGGATCAGCTGTGTGCGCATCATGGATTG AACAATATATTGAGCATTTTCCTGCTGGTGCAAGCCAAGTTGCCTGGTGGATTATGGAAAATCGACGAGAGTACTTTGATCGCTCAAAAGATGTCTTGAACAGAGTAAAGATGTTGGTTTTCCTTTCTGAATCACAATCTAAACAATGGCAAAAGTGGTGTGAAGAAGAAAGCATAAAGCTTAGATACCACCCTGAACTAGTTCCATTATCTGTTAATGATGAACTGGCATTTGTAGCTGGCCTTCCTTCTACACTGAACACTCCTTCATTCAGTACTGAGAAGATGACTGAAAAAAGGCAGCTTTTGCGGGATTTAGTCCGAAAAGAAATGGGCTTGACTGAAAATGATATGCTTGTGATATCTCTAAGTAGCATCAACCCTGGGAAGGGCCAGCTATTACTTCTTGAATCAGCAATTTCTGTAATAGAGGAACCGAGACAATTGCCAGATGATAAGAAGATGAGAAAACTGAATATAAGAGAAGGCCTATCAACCCTGGCTCGAAGACGTCGCATCAGAAAAATGTTACCGCTGTTGAAGGATGGCGATGCGGTTCTGAAAGGTGCCTCCAAAAATTCTTTAAGCAG AAAACAGGTTTTGTCCAGCAACCAAGGAACAATGGAACAATCTCTCAAAGTTCTTATTGGTTCTGTTGGATCCAAGAGTAACAAGGTGGATTATGTTAAAggtcttttaaatttcttacaACAGCATCCGAACTCCTCCAAATCAGTTTTATGGACTCCAGCCACAACACGTGTTGCTTCGCTTTACTCTGCTGCTGATGTTTATGTCATAAACGCTCAG GGCCTGGGAGAAACATTTGGACGCGTCACTATAGAAGCGATGGCGTTTGGGCTTCCG GTTCTGGGAACAGATGCTGGGGGAACAAAGGAGATCGTCGAGAACAATGTTACAGGTCTTCTTCATCCCATTGGACACCAAGGGAATCAAGTCCTTGCACAGAATCTCCAGTTTTTACTCAAAAACCAGTTGGCAAGGAAGCAAATGGGGatagaaggaagaaagaaggtgCAGAGCATGTATATGAAGCAGCACATGTATAAGAAATTTGTAGAGGTTATTGTGCGGTGCATGAGAAGCaagtaa
- the LOC107459801 gene encoding F-box/kelch-repeat protein At1g80440 has protein sequence MELISALPEDVARDCLIRISYQNFPAVSSVSKAWNTEIQSPEFRRRRTAANQTQKILVAVQSRVDSDDKRRTGLLVKAATNPVYQLSVLEPKTGNWSELPPAPEFPNGLPMFCRIAGVGYDLVVIGGWDPESWKASNSVFIYNFLSATWRRGADMPGGPRTFFACASDNDRTVYVAGGHDDEKNALKSVLAYDVARDAWAALPDMSRERDECKAIVRGGRLCIIGGYCTEMQGRFEKSSEEFDAATCQWSPVEEEFLDAGTCPRTCVDGGDDELFICRDGELVVLKRDTWQTVVKVPEEIRNVSYMEAREGALLLIGSSGFGQPHMGFLLDLKSSNWAKLSSPENYTGHVQFGCLLEI, from the coding sequence ATGGAGCTTATTTCAGCTCTACCTGAGGACGTAGCCCGAGATTGCTTGATTCGGATCTCTTATCAAAACTTTCCAGCAGTTTCCTCTGTCTCCAAAGCCTGGAATACCGAGATCCAGTCGCCGGAGTTTCGCCGTAGAAGGACCGCCGCTAATCAAACTCAGAAAATACTTGTCGCCGTTCAATCCAGAGTTGACTCCGACGACAAACGTCGAACCGGCTTGCTGGTCAAGGCAGCAACGAACCCGGTTTACCAACTCAGCGTGTTGGAACCCAAAACTGGTAATTGGAGCGAGTTACCACCCGCACCGGAATTCCCAAACGGGTTACCCATGTTCTGTCGTATAGCCGGTGTAGGGTACGACCTTGTTGTTATTGGCGGGTGGGACCCAGAGTCTTGGAAAGCTTCCAATTCAGTTTTTATCTATAACTTTCTATCTGCCACGTGGCGACGTGGGGCCGACATGCCCGGTGGGCCCCGAACGTTCTTTGCGTGTGCATCGGATAACGATCGTACGGTCTACGTTGCTGGCGGCCACGACGACGAGAAGAATGCACTGAAATCCGTGTTGGCGTATGACGTGGCACGCGATGCATGGGCCGCGCTGCCTGATATGTCTAGAGAGCGTGACGAGTGCAAAGCCATCGTTCGGGGAGGACGCCTCTGCATAATTGGCGGCTACTGCACTGAAATGCAGGGCCGCTTTGAGAAGAGCTCAGAGGAGTTTGATGCTGCCACGTGTCAGTGGAGCCCAGTTGAAGAAGAGTTCTTGGATGCCGGCACCTGTCCTAGGACTTGCGTCGATGGCGGTGATGATGAGTTGTTCATTTGCCGAGATGGTGAGCTGGTGGTCTTAAAGCGTGACACGTGGCAGACGGTGGTAAAGGTGCCGGAGGAAATACGTAATGTTTCGTATATGGAAGCGCGGGAAGGAGCATTGTTGTTAATTGGATCAAGTGGTTTCGGACAACCACATATGGGTTTTTTGTTGGACTTGAAGAGTAGTAATTGGGCCAAATTATCGAGCCCAGAAAACTACACTGGCCATGTCCAATTTGGTTGCCTTTTGGAAATTTAG